A window of Solanum stenotomum isolate F172 chromosome 3, ASM1918654v1, whole genome shotgun sequence contains these coding sequences:
- the LOC125858646 gene encoding photosystem II repair protein PSB27-H1, chloroplastic-like yields MASPTLITPSTSTPKSLITPIRSKLISSITTTTTTLRRREFLSLSAGILSPSLLLPATSAFAATDEEYVKEASEVIQKVRSTLNMDKGDPNIADSVAELREASNYWVAKYRREKALLGRASFRDIYSALNAVSGHYVSFGPTTPIPAKRKVRILEEMDTAEKALQRGR; encoded by the coding sequence atggCTTCTCCAACCCTAATCACCCCATCCACATCAACCCCCAAATCCCTCATCACTCCAATCCGATCAAAACTCATCTCctccatcaccaccaccaccaccaccctcCGCCGCCGCGAATTCCTCTCTCTGTCAGCCGGAATCCTCTCTCCATCCCTTCTCCTTCCCGCCACGTCAGCATTCGCGGCTACCGACGAGGAATACGTGAAGGAAGCATCGGAAGTGATACAGAAGGTGAGATCTACTTTGAATATGGATAAAGGAGATCCGAACATAGCTGATTCAGTTGCTGAGTTAAGAGAAGCGTCGAATTACTGGGTTGCTAAGTACAGAAGAGAGAAGGCTTTGTTGGGTCGGGCTTCGTTTCGTGATATATATTCGGCACTCAATGCTGTTTCTGGCCATTATGTTAGTTTCGGGCCGACTACGCCCATTCCGGCGAAGAGAAAGGTCAGAATCTTGGAAGAAATGGATACTGCTGAGAAGGCTTTACAGAGAGGAAGATAA
- the LOC125858645 gene encoding photosystem II repair protein PSB27-H1, chloroplastic-like — translation MASPTLITPSTSTPKSLITPIRSKLISSVTTTTTTLRRREFLSLSAGILSPSLLLPATSAFAATDEEYVKEASEVIQKVRSTLNMDKGDPNIADSVAELREASNYWVAKYRREKALLGRASFRDIYSALNAVSGHYVSFGPTTPIPAKRKVRILEEMDTAEKALQRGR, via the coding sequence atggCTTCTCCAACCCTAATCACCCCATCCACATCAACCCCCAAATCCCTCATCACTCCAATCCGATCAAAACTCATCTCCTCcgtcaccaccaccaccaccaccctcCGCCGCCGCGAATTCCTCTCTCTGTCAGCCGGAATCCTCTCTCCATCCCTTCTCCTTCCCGCTACGTCAGCATTCGCGGCTACCGACGAGGAATACGTGAAGGAAGCATCGGAAGTGATACAGAAGGTGAGATCTACGTTGAATATGGATAAAGGAGATCCGAACATAGCTGATTCAGTTGCTGAGTTAAGAGAAGCGTCGAATTACTGGGTTGCTAAGTACAGAAGAGAGAAGGCTTTGTTGGGTCGGGCTTCGTTTCGTGATATATATTCGGCACTCAATGCTGTTTCTGGCCATTATGTTAGTTTCGGGCCGACTACGCCCATTCCGGCGAAGAGAAAGGTCAGAATCTTGGAAGAAATGGATACTGCTGAGAAGGCTTTACAGAGAGGAAGATAA